A window from Salvia miltiorrhiza cultivar Shanhuang (shh) chromosome 2, IMPLAD_Smil_shh, whole genome shotgun sequence encodes these proteins:
- the LOC131010445 gene encoding probable serine/threonine protein kinase IRE4 isoform X4 yields the protein MDIELGSFSREVLEILQKVEILTPDEYKMAEELFVLAQQCIDMTSLDFRTKCEKIVQDLTAKRQTCQIELLKLLFTRILFIMTRCTRLLHFEKDSWPVNEQSIGKFRECLERVPSVDMNWVVNKGFAESEMGDDLRPKDDANQKLPGKDHTCDTTSEIESTSKDRADKHDSEVIKGSMLVQQKRSQNAFADFFDGEHTDDMFQIESINLEKGNCSDDSNLVICRICEELVPATHLEPHSYICAFADKCVSKHSDVNEHLLKIAELLEHLLELRNSSNHETCINPEILRVRTINSTATTEGYSPKGGECRSKGMDGLLEDLHEMDTACIEDSHIASLVNLKSHLLNKVNQYGSPSSNGSMTSTSSANSPRAGNLDVLWLDQNNLSEQEDMQQINDLADIARCVAEIDISEVGSHEFLIACMHDLQELLQHSKYAALLVDTFGGRIESLLREKCILACNQVDRTEDIGHPESARSLLDSASQSSTTSTPSHPAHKDRTSIDDFDIIKPISRGAYGKVFLARKRTTGDLFAIKVLKKIDMLRKNDIDRILAERNILITVRNPFVVRFFYSFTSRDNLYLVMEYLNGGDMYSLLKKLGCLEEAVARTYLAELVLALEYLHSLGIVHRDLKPDNILIAHDGHIKLTDFGLSKIGLMNCTTDLSTEDTEKNVALDANGQLNADIVDSHQSAVGTPDYLAPEILLGTEHGYAADWWSVGIIFFELITGVPPFNADHPENIFDNILSRNIPWPSIPGDMSYEAQDLIDRLLVHDPNERLGARGASEVKAHSFFAGVDWDNLTLQTAAFVPQPERMDDTSYFVSRYNSTGMDIDETSVDSDSDCSEVNANSGLEKMDECGDLAEFDSSPLDLSLINFSFKNLSQLASINQDVLLQSGKESSKCSSPCKGSKPPPPS from the exons ATGGATATTGAGCTTGGTTCTTTTTCACGGGAGGTTCTGGAAATTTTGCAGAAAGTGGAGATCTTGACACCAGATGAATATAAAATGGCAGAAGAACTTTTTGTTCTTGCGCAACAATGCATTGACATGACATCCTTAGACTTCCGTACAAAATGTGAAAAAATCGTCCAAGATTTGACTGCAAAAAGACAGACATGTCAAATTGAGTTGCTTAAATTGCTATTCACTCGCATCTTGTTCATAATGACAAGGTGCACAAGATTGCTACATTTTGAGAAGGATAGTTGGCCTGTGAATGAGCAATCAATTGGTAAGTTCAGAGAATGTTTAGAAAGGGTCCCGTCTGTTGACATGAACTGGGTTGTAAATAAGGGATTTGCAGAGTCTGAAATGGGTGATGATTTGCGACCCAAAGATGATGCCAACCAAAAGTTGCCAGGAAAAGACCATACGTGTGATACTACTTCTGAGATCGAGAGCACATCGAAGGACCGAGCTGACAAGCATGATTCAGAAGTGATAAAAGGTAGCATGTTAGTTCAGCAAAAGAGATCTCAAAATGCTTTTGCTGATTTCTTTGATGGCGAGCATACGGATGACATGTTTCAGATAGAATCCATAAACTTGGAGAAAGGAAATTGTTCGGATGATTCAAATTTAGTGATTTGCCGGATATGTGAAGAACTGGTGCCTGCTACTCATTTGGAGCCACATTCTTATATATGTGCTTTTGCAGATAAATGTGTATCAAAACATTCAGATGTGAACGAACATCTCCTGAAAATCGCTGAGTTACTGGAACACCTGTTAGAGTTACGCAATTCAAGCAATCATGAAACATGTATAAACCCTGAAATCTTGAGGGTGAGGACTATTAATTCCACAGCAACTACAGAAGGCTACTCGCCAAAGGGAGGTGAGTGTCGAAGTAAAGGAATGGATGGACTGTTAGAGGATCTCCATGAGATGGACACTGCCTGCATTGAAGATTCTCATATTGCAAGCTTGGTAAACTTGAAAAGCCACTTGCTAAATAAGGTAAACCAATATGGATCACCATCCTCTAATGGAAGCATGACGTCGACATCATCTGCAAATAGTCCTCGGGCTGGAAATCTCGACGTCTTGTGGTTAGATCAAAATAATCTGTCAGAGCAAGAGGACATGCAACAG ATAAATGACCTTGCTGACATTGCGCGCTGCGTGGCAGAGATTGATATTTCAGAAGTAGGATCCCATGAGTTTTTAATTGCTTGTATGCATGACCTGCAAGAGCTTTTGCAACATAGCAAGTATGCTGCTCTTCTAGTGGATACATTTGGTGGCCGGATAGAAAGCCTTTTGAG AGAGAAATGTATACTTGCTTGCAATCAAGTGGACAGAACTGAAGATATAGGACATCCAGAAAGTGCCAGATCTTTGCTTGATAGTGCATCTCAGAGTAGTACAACATCAACTCCTTCACATCCTGCACATAAAGATCGTACAAGCATTGATGACTTTGACATTATTAAACCAATCAGCAGAGGAGCCTATGGGAAAGTCTTTCTGGCTAGGAAGCGAACAACAGGTGACCTATTTGCAATTAAG GTGCTGAAGAAAATAGACATGTTGCGGAAGAATGACATTGATCGCATATTGGCTGAGCGTAACATATTAATCACAGTGCGAAACCCTTTTGTG GTTAgatttttttactcatttaccaGTAGAGATAACCTTTATTTGGTCATGGAGTATCTCAATGGTGGAGATATGTATTCTTTGCTTAAAAAGCTTGGTTGCCTTGAAGAAGCTGTTGCTCGTACCTACCTTGCGGAATTG GTGCTTGCCTTGGAATACCTTCATTCTCTTGGGATAGTACATCGTGATCTGAAACCAGACAACATACTTATAGCCCATGATGGGCATATCAAG CTTACCGACTTTGGATTGTCAAAAATCGGTCTCATGAATTGCACCACTGACCTATCCACGGAAGATACAGAGAAAAATGTTGCTCTAGATGCAAATGGTCAGCTCAATGCTGACATAGTGGACAGTCACCAGTCAGCTGTTGGCACCCCGGACTACTTGGCTCCTGAAATTCTTCTTGGAACCGAACATG GTTATGCTGCAGATTGGTGGTCAGTGGGAATTAtcttttttgaattaataactGGAGTTCCACCCTTTAATGCTGATCACCCAGAG AATATTTTTGACAACATTCTTAGCAGAAACATCCCCTGGCCATCAATTCCAGGTGATATGTCTTATGAGGCCCAAGATCTGATTGACAG GCTTCTTGTTCATGACCCAAATGAGCGACTTGGGGCAAGGGGAGCATCAGAG GTGAAAGCACATTCCTTTTTCGCTGGAGTGGACTGGGATAATCTTACCTTACAAACG GCTGCATTTGTACCACAACCAGAGCGTATGGATGATACAAGTTACTTTGTGTCACGATATAATTCTACTGGAATGGATATTGATGAAACTTCTGTGGATTCTGATTCCGATTGCTCTGAAGTGAACGCAAATTCCGGATTAGAG AAGATGGATGAATGCGGCGATCTTGCAGAGTTTGATTCTTCACCTCTAGATCTTTCATTGATAAATTTCTCTTTCAAG AATTTGTCGCAGCTGGCTTCGATAAATCAGGATGTACTCTTACAGAGTGGGAAGGAGTCATCAAAGTGTTCGTCTCCATGCAAAGGTTCAaaaccgccgcctccctcttgA
- the LOC131010445 gene encoding probable serine/threonine protein kinase IRE4 isoform X2 yields the protein MAEPRRNDGASSSLSDVGIPTGLNRIKTRRVNPNSGDDESDQFNESPSSGFSIAAAHMKQKLKALSKGHVKFGRSREGFRKGRKIARWFTSSLVKDSDQPVGDFPRTKNSKLEFNKPSKEDPRRKLRKTWINQSGDVVPNATSTKVPKCIKSFSHELGLTGGVQSPNPRAHSFNDLKELLGSLRSRFDAAKKVMDIELGSFSREVLEILQKVEILTPDEYKMAEELFVLAQQCIDMTSLDFRTKCEKIVQDLTAKRQTCQIELLKLLFTRILFIMTRCTRLLHFEKDSWPVNEQSIGKFRECLERVPSVDMNWVVNKGFAESEMGDDLRPKDDANQKLPGKDHTCDTTSEIESTSKDRADKHDSEVIKGSMLVQQKRSQNAFADFFDGEHTDDMFQIESINLEKGNCSDDSNLVICRICEELVPATHLEPHSYICAFADKCVSKHSDVNEHLLKIAELLEHLLELRNSSNHETCINPEILRVRTINSTATTEGYSPKGGECRSKGMDGLLEDLHEMDTACIEDSHIASLVNLKSHLLNKVNQYGSPSSNGSMTSTSSANSPRAGNLDVLWLDQNNLSEQEDMQQINDLADIARCVAEIDISEVGSHEFLIACMHDLQELLQHSKYAALLVDTFGGRIESLLREKCILACNQVDRTEDIGHPESARSLLDSASQSSTTSTPSHPAHKDRTSIDDFDIIKPISRGAYGKVFLARKRTTGDLFAIKVLKKIDMLRKNDIDRILAERNILITVRNPFVVRFFYSFTSRDNLYLVMEYLNGGDMYSLLKKLGCLEEAVARTYLAELVLALEYLHSLGIVHRDLKPDNILIAHDGHIKLTDFGLSKIGLMNCTTDLSTEDTEKNVALDANGQLNADIVDSHQSAVGTPDYLAPEILLGTEHGYAADWWSVGIIFFELITGVPPFNADHPENIFDNILSRNIPWPSIPGDMSYEAQDLIDRLLVHDPNERLGARGASEVKAHSFFAGVDWDNLTLQTAAFVPQPERMDDTSYFVSRYNSTGMDIDETSVDSDSDCSEVNANSGLEMDECGDLAEFDSSPLDLSLINFSFKNLSQLASINQDVLLQSGKESSKCSSPCKGSKPPPPS from the exons ATGGCGGAACCGAGGCGAAACGACGGCGCGTCGTCTTCGCTATCTGATGTGGGGATTCCGACCGGATTGAACCGGATTAAGACTCGAAGAGTGAACCCGAATTCAGGCGATGATGAGTCCGATCAGTTTAACGAGTCGCCGAGTAGTGGATTTTCGATTGCGGCAGCTCATATGAAGCAGAAGCTCAAGGCTTTGAGTAAAGGACACGTGAAATTTGGTCGTTCTAGAGAAG GATTCCGCAAAGGAAGGAAGATAGCTCGGTGGTTTACTTCATCCCTCGTTAAGGATTCTGATCAACCTGTGGGTGATTTCCCAAGGACCAAG AATAGTAAGTTGGAGTTCAACAAGCCTAGTAAGGAGGACCCTAGAAGAAAACTGCGTAAGACATGGATAAACCAATCTGGGGATGTAGTACCAAATGCCACAAGTACTAAAGTGCCAAAATGTATAAAGAGTTTTTCTCATGAATTGGGACTGACAGGTGGAGTTCAGTCTCCTAATCCTAGGGCTCACAGCTTTAATGATTTGAAG GAGCTCCTGGGATCACTTCGTTCTAGATTCGATGCTGCGAAAAAAGTCATGGATATTGAGCTTGGTTCTTTTTCACGGGAGGTTCTGGAAATTTTGCAGAAAGTGGAGATCTTGACACCAGATGAATATAAAATGGCAGAAGAACTTTTTGTTCTTGCGCAACAATGCATTGACATGACATCCTTAGACTTCCGTACAAAATGTGAAAAAATCGTCCAAGATTTGACTGCAAAAAGACAGACATGTCAAATTGAGTTGCTTAAATTGCTATTCACTCGCATCTTGTTCATAATGACAAGGTGCACAAGATTGCTACATTTTGAGAAGGATAGTTGGCCTGTGAATGAGCAATCAATTGGTAAGTTCAGAGAATGTTTAGAAAGGGTCCCGTCTGTTGACATGAACTGGGTTGTAAATAAGGGATTTGCAGAGTCTGAAATGGGTGATGATTTGCGACCCAAAGATGATGCCAACCAAAAGTTGCCAGGAAAAGACCATACGTGTGATACTACTTCTGAGATCGAGAGCACATCGAAGGACCGAGCTGACAAGCATGATTCAGAAGTGATAAAAGGTAGCATGTTAGTTCAGCAAAAGAGATCTCAAAATGCTTTTGCTGATTTCTTTGATGGCGAGCATACGGATGACATGTTTCAGATAGAATCCATAAACTTGGAGAAAGGAAATTGTTCGGATGATTCAAATTTAGTGATTTGCCGGATATGTGAAGAACTGGTGCCTGCTACTCATTTGGAGCCACATTCTTATATATGTGCTTTTGCAGATAAATGTGTATCAAAACATTCAGATGTGAACGAACATCTCCTGAAAATCGCTGAGTTACTGGAACACCTGTTAGAGTTACGCAATTCAAGCAATCATGAAACATGTATAAACCCTGAAATCTTGAGGGTGAGGACTATTAATTCCACAGCAACTACAGAAGGCTACTCGCCAAAGGGAGGTGAGTGTCGAAGTAAAGGAATGGATGGACTGTTAGAGGATCTCCATGAGATGGACACTGCCTGCATTGAAGATTCTCATATTGCAAGCTTGGTAAACTTGAAAAGCCACTTGCTAAATAAGGTAAACCAATATGGATCACCATCCTCTAATGGAAGCATGACGTCGACATCATCTGCAAATAGTCCTCGGGCTGGAAATCTCGACGTCTTGTGGTTAGATCAAAATAATCTGTCAGAGCAAGAGGACATGCAACAG ATAAATGACCTTGCTGACATTGCGCGCTGCGTGGCAGAGATTGATATTTCAGAAGTAGGATCCCATGAGTTTTTAATTGCTTGTATGCATGACCTGCAAGAGCTTTTGCAACATAGCAAGTATGCTGCTCTTCTAGTGGATACATTTGGTGGCCGGATAGAAAGCCTTTTGAG AGAGAAATGTATACTTGCTTGCAATCAAGTGGACAGAACTGAAGATATAGGACATCCAGAAAGTGCCAGATCTTTGCTTGATAGTGCATCTCAGAGTAGTACAACATCAACTCCTTCACATCCTGCACATAAAGATCGTACAAGCATTGATGACTTTGACATTATTAAACCAATCAGCAGAGGAGCCTATGGGAAAGTCTTTCTGGCTAGGAAGCGAACAACAGGTGACCTATTTGCAATTAAG GTGCTGAAGAAAATAGACATGTTGCGGAAGAATGACATTGATCGCATATTGGCTGAGCGTAACATATTAATCACAGTGCGAAACCCTTTTGTG GTTAgatttttttactcatttaccaGTAGAGATAACCTTTATTTGGTCATGGAGTATCTCAATGGTGGAGATATGTATTCTTTGCTTAAAAAGCTTGGTTGCCTTGAAGAAGCTGTTGCTCGTACCTACCTTGCGGAATTG GTGCTTGCCTTGGAATACCTTCATTCTCTTGGGATAGTACATCGTGATCTGAAACCAGACAACATACTTATAGCCCATGATGGGCATATCAAG CTTACCGACTTTGGATTGTCAAAAATCGGTCTCATGAATTGCACCACTGACCTATCCACGGAAGATACAGAGAAAAATGTTGCTCTAGATGCAAATGGTCAGCTCAATGCTGACATAGTGGACAGTCACCAGTCAGCTGTTGGCACCCCGGACTACTTGGCTCCTGAAATTCTTCTTGGAACCGAACATG GTTATGCTGCAGATTGGTGGTCAGTGGGAATTAtcttttttgaattaataactGGAGTTCCACCCTTTAATGCTGATCACCCAGAG AATATTTTTGACAACATTCTTAGCAGAAACATCCCCTGGCCATCAATTCCAGGTGATATGTCTTATGAGGCCCAAGATCTGATTGACAG GCTTCTTGTTCATGACCCAAATGAGCGACTTGGGGCAAGGGGAGCATCAGAG GTGAAAGCACATTCCTTTTTCGCTGGAGTGGACTGGGATAATCTTACCTTACAAACG GCTGCATTTGTACCACAACCAGAGCGTATGGATGATACAAGTTACTTTGTGTCACGATATAATTCTACTGGAATGGATATTGATGAAACTTCTGTGGATTCTGATTCCGATTGCTCTGAAGTGAACGCAAATTCCGGATTAGAG ATGGATGAATGCGGCGATCTTGCAGAGTTTGATTCTTCACCTCTAGATCTTTCATTGATAAATTTCTCTTTCAAG AATTTGTCGCAGCTGGCTTCGATAAATCAGGATGTACTCTTACAGAGTGGGAAGGAGTCATCAAAGTGTTCGTCTCCATGCAAAGGTTCAaaaccgccgcctccctcttgA
- the LOC131010445 gene encoding probable serine/threonine protein kinase IRE4 isoform X1 has translation MAEPRRNDGASSSLSDVGIPTGLNRIKTRRVNPNSGDDESDQFNESPSSGFSIAAAHMKQKLKALSKGHVKFGRSREGFRKGRKIARWFTSSLVKDSDQPVGDFPRTKNSKLEFNKPSKEDPRRKLRKTWINQSGDVVPNATSTKVPKCIKSFSHELGLTGGVQSPNPRAHSFNDLKELLGSLRSRFDAAKKVMDIELGSFSREVLEILQKVEILTPDEYKMAEELFVLAQQCIDMTSLDFRTKCEKIVQDLTAKRQTCQIELLKLLFTRILFIMTRCTRLLHFEKDSWPVNEQSIGKFRECLERVPSVDMNWVVNKGFAESEMGDDLRPKDDANQKLPGKDHTCDTTSEIESTSKDRADKHDSEVIKGSMLVQQKRSQNAFADFFDGEHTDDMFQIESINLEKGNCSDDSNLVICRICEELVPATHLEPHSYICAFADKCVSKHSDVNEHLLKIAELLEHLLELRNSSNHETCINPEILRVRTINSTATTEGYSPKGGECRSKGMDGLLEDLHEMDTACIEDSHIASLVNLKSHLLNKVNQYGSPSSNGSMTSTSSANSPRAGNLDVLWLDQNNLSEQEDMQQINDLADIARCVAEIDISEVGSHEFLIACMHDLQELLQHSKYAALLVDTFGGRIESLLREKCILACNQVDRTEDIGHPESARSLLDSASQSSTTSTPSHPAHKDRTSIDDFDIIKPISRGAYGKVFLARKRTTGDLFAIKVLKKIDMLRKNDIDRILAERNILITVRNPFVVRFFYSFTSRDNLYLVMEYLNGGDMYSLLKKLGCLEEAVARTYLAELVLALEYLHSLGIVHRDLKPDNILIAHDGHIKLTDFGLSKIGLMNCTTDLSTEDTEKNVALDANGQLNADIVDSHQSAVGTPDYLAPEILLGTEHGYAADWWSVGIIFFELITGVPPFNADHPENIFDNILSRNIPWPSIPGDMSYEAQDLIDRLLVHDPNERLGARGASEVKAHSFFAGVDWDNLTLQTAAFVPQPERMDDTSYFVSRYNSTGMDIDETSVDSDSDCSEVNANSGLEKMDECGDLAEFDSSPLDLSLINFSFKNLSQLASINQDVLLQSGKESSKCSSPCKGSKPPPPS, from the exons ATGGCGGAACCGAGGCGAAACGACGGCGCGTCGTCTTCGCTATCTGATGTGGGGATTCCGACCGGATTGAACCGGATTAAGACTCGAAGAGTGAACCCGAATTCAGGCGATGATGAGTCCGATCAGTTTAACGAGTCGCCGAGTAGTGGATTTTCGATTGCGGCAGCTCATATGAAGCAGAAGCTCAAGGCTTTGAGTAAAGGACACGTGAAATTTGGTCGTTCTAGAGAAG GATTCCGCAAAGGAAGGAAGATAGCTCGGTGGTTTACTTCATCCCTCGTTAAGGATTCTGATCAACCTGTGGGTGATTTCCCAAGGACCAAG AATAGTAAGTTGGAGTTCAACAAGCCTAGTAAGGAGGACCCTAGAAGAAAACTGCGTAAGACATGGATAAACCAATCTGGGGATGTAGTACCAAATGCCACAAGTACTAAAGTGCCAAAATGTATAAAGAGTTTTTCTCATGAATTGGGACTGACAGGTGGAGTTCAGTCTCCTAATCCTAGGGCTCACAGCTTTAATGATTTGAAG GAGCTCCTGGGATCACTTCGTTCTAGATTCGATGCTGCGAAAAAAGTCATGGATATTGAGCTTGGTTCTTTTTCACGGGAGGTTCTGGAAATTTTGCAGAAAGTGGAGATCTTGACACCAGATGAATATAAAATGGCAGAAGAACTTTTTGTTCTTGCGCAACAATGCATTGACATGACATCCTTAGACTTCCGTACAAAATGTGAAAAAATCGTCCAAGATTTGACTGCAAAAAGACAGACATGTCAAATTGAGTTGCTTAAATTGCTATTCACTCGCATCTTGTTCATAATGACAAGGTGCACAAGATTGCTACATTTTGAGAAGGATAGTTGGCCTGTGAATGAGCAATCAATTGGTAAGTTCAGAGAATGTTTAGAAAGGGTCCCGTCTGTTGACATGAACTGGGTTGTAAATAAGGGATTTGCAGAGTCTGAAATGGGTGATGATTTGCGACCCAAAGATGATGCCAACCAAAAGTTGCCAGGAAAAGACCATACGTGTGATACTACTTCTGAGATCGAGAGCACATCGAAGGACCGAGCTGACAAGCATGATTCAGAAGTGATAAAAGGTAGCATGTTAGTTCAGCAAAAGAGATCTCAAAATGCTTTTGCTGATTTCTTTGATGGCGAGCATACGGATGACATGTTTCAGATAGAATCCATAAACTTGGAGAAAGGAAATTGTTCGGATGATTCAAATTTAGTGATTTGCCGGATATGTGAAGAACTGGTGCCTGCTACTCATTTGGAGCCACATTCTTATATATGTGCTTTTGCAGATAAATGTGTATCAAAACATTCAGATGTGAACGAACATCTCCTGAAAATCGCTGAGTTACTGGAACACCTGTTAGAGTTACGCAATTCAAGCAATCATGAAACATGTATAAACCCTGAAATCTTGAGGGTGAGGACTATTAATTCCACAGCAACTACAGAAGGCTACTCGCCAAAGGGAGGTGAGTGTCGAAGTAAAGGAATGGATGGACTGTTAGAGGATCTCCATGAGATGGACACTGCCTGCATTGAAGATTCTCATATTGCAAGCTTGGTAAACTTGAAAAGCCACTTGCTAAATAAGGTAAACCAATATGGATCACCATCCTCTAATGGAAGCATGACGTCGACATCATCTGCAAATAGTCCTCGGGCTGGAAATCTCGACGTCTTGTGGTTAGATCAAAATAATCTGTCAGAGCAAGAGGACATGCAACAG ATAAATGACCTTGCTGACATTGCGCGCTGCGTGGCAGAGATTGATATTTCAGAAGTAGGATCCCATGAGTTTTTAATTGCTTGTATGCATGACCTGCAAGAGCTTTTGCAACATAGCAAGTATGCTGCTCTTCTAGTGGATACATTTGGTGGCCGGATAGAAAGCCTTTTGAG AGAGAAATGTATACTTGCTTGCAATCAAGTGGACAGAACTGAAGATATAGGACATCCAGAAAGTGCCAGATCTTTGCTTGATAGTGCATCTCAGAGTAGTACAACATCAACTCCTTCACATCCTGCACATAAAGATCGTACAAGCATTGATGACTTTGACATTATTAAACCAATCAGCAGAGGAGCCTATGGGAAAGTCTTTCTGGCTAGGAAGCGAACAACAGGTGACCTATTTGCAATTAAG GTGCTGAAGAAAATAGACATGTTGCGGAAGAATGACATTGATCGCATATTGGCTGAGCGTAACATATTAATCACAGTGCGAAACCCTTTTGTG GTTAgatttttttactcatttaccaGTAGAGATAACCTTTATTTGGTCATGGAGTATCTCAATGGTGGAGATATGTATTCTTTGCTTAAAAAGCTTGGTTGCCTTGAAGAAGCTGTTGCTCGTACCTACCTTGCGGAATTG GTGCTTGCCTTGGAATACCTTCATTCTCTTGGGATAGTACATCGTGATCTGAAACCAGACAACATACTTATAGCCCATGATGGGCATATCAAG CTTACCGACTTTGGATTGTCAAAAATCGGTCTCATGAATTGCACCACTGACCTATCCACGGAAGATACAGAGAAAAATGTTGCTCTAGATGCAAATGGTCAGCTCAATGCTGACATAGTGGACAGTCACCAGTCAGCTGTTGGCACCCCGGACTACTTGGCTCCTGAAATTCTTCTTGGAACCGAACATG GTTATGCTGCAGATTGGTGGTCAGTGGGAATTAtcttttttgaattaataactGGAGTTCCACCCTTTAATGCTGATCACCCAGAG AATATTTTTGACAACATTCTTAGCAGAAACATCCCCTGGCCATCAATTCCAGGTGATATGTCTTATGAGGCCCAAGATCTGATTGACAG GCTTCTTGTTCATGACCCAAATGAGCGACTTGGGGCAAGGGGAGCATCAGAG GTGAAAGCACATTCCTTTTTCGCTGGAGTGGACTGGGATAATCTTACCTTACAAACG GCTGCATTTGTACCACAACCAGAGCGTATGGATGATACAAGTTACTTTGTGTCACGATATAATTCTACTGGAATGGATATTGATGAAACTTCTGTGGATTCTGATTCCGATTGCTCTGAAGTGAACGCAAATTCCGGATTAGAG AAGATGGATGAATGCGGCGATCTTGCAGAGTTTGATTCTTCACCTCTAGATCTTTCATTGATAAATTTCTCTTTCAAG AATTTGTCGCAGCTGGCTTCGATAAATCAGGATGTACTCTTACAGAGTGGGAAGGAGTCATCAAAGTGTTCGTCTCCATGCAAAGGTTCAaaaccgccgcctccctcttgA